In one Kluyveromyces marxianus DMKU3-1042 DNA, complete genome, chromosome 4 genomic region, the following are encoded:
- a CDS encoding flocculation protein FLO9: MQSLLLHAFLLIFLPLSNADSINGCAPKKDSPVKGFDISYYHYPMIPSKGSNKCFTFDPVYVQYNYLHGDYQTYGGGLLGTSKGVTDLSFSLGERDSCNPPVNGKLPANYNFNDPITITNFSMLITGYFYAQKSGEYEFSLDYVDDLSYVNIGAGKAFDCCHKQISVTDPGPFDLSTIWPKTSDTATVTLLEGFYYPLRIFYINRQSLAELKISFKDPDGIVHHNFDGYIYSVPDGHECPAIITTTTIPWTGTFTSTYTTQSTITGSDGSETDESIIVIETPEVETATTKYTPWTGTYTTTYSTDVGTATGSDGVPTIETTFYVETPEVETATTKYTPWTGTYTTTYSTDVGTATGSDGVPTIETTFYVETPEVETATTKYTPWTGTYTTTYSTDVGTATGSDGVPTIETTFYVETPEVETATTKYTPWTGTYTTTYSTDVGTATGSDGVPTIETTFYVETPEVETATTKYTPWTGTYTTTYSTDVGTATGSDGVPTIETTFYVETPDISSSDIRYSNSTSILPSSTDSNDITSAFSSTGSYDITSAFSSTEKFFSTITTTTPRIITTSTTTELDCSTSEEIMPKKSTQEINITSSTTTPDSSIIITSETTHIFTSAHTVITETLKTKSKCQQSKTVSNNVEQLVTVSTTALNELSVTESHVSQSRASSNEMQRPGTTTNEFEKTVSEASQNNPSIQISTLPIAVTSLSKTVETYFEGKANKISTSNLIVMLLALL, encoded by the coding sequence ATGCAAAGTTTATTATTACATGCATTTTTGTTAATATTTTTGCCTTTAAGCAATGCCGATTCTATAAATGGCTGCGCACCGAAAAAGGACTCTCCTGTGAAAGGGTTTGACATTTCCTACTATCATTATCCAATGATTCCAAGTAAAGGTAGTAATAAATGTTTCACTTTTGATCCAGTTTATGTTCAATACAACTACCTCCATGGTGATTATCAAACATACGGTGGTGGATTGTTAGGGACTAGTAAAGGTGTTACAGACCTATCCTTTAGTCTAGGTGAACGTGATAGTTGTAATCCTCCAGTAAACGGTAAATTGCCAGCAAATTATAATTTCAACGATCCTATCACAATCACAAATTTTAGTATGTTAATAACAGGCTATTTTTATGCCCAAAAGTCTGGTGAATATGAATTCTCATTAGACTATGTTGATGACCTGTCATATGTCAATATAGGTGCTGGTAAAGCTTTTGATTGTTGTCATAAGCAGATATCAGTTACTGACCCAGGTCCTTTTGACCTATCAACCATTTGGCCGAAAACCAGTGATACTGCCACTGTAACTCTCTTGGAAGGCTTCTATTATCCATTGAGGatattttatataaatAGACAATCACTGGCAGAATTGAAGATTTCATTCAAAGATCCAGATGGAATTGTTCATCACAACTTTGACGGCTACATATACTCTGTTCCTGACGGACACGAATGCCCCGCTATAATTACTACAACAACCATTCCATGGACTGGAACATTTACTTCCACATACACTACGCAATCAACTATTACAGGAAGCGATGGAAGTGAAACCGATGAAAGTATTATCGTGATCGAGACCCCAGAAGTTGAAACTGCTACTACGAAGTACACACCATGGACTGGTACCTACACCACCACATATTCCACAGATGTAGGTACAGCTACTGGCTCTGACGGTGTTCCTACCATTGAAACGACTTTTTATGTGGAGACCCCAGAAGTTGAAACTGCTACTACGAAGTACACACCATGGACTGGTACATACACCACCACATATTCCACAGATGTAGGTACAGCTACTGGCTCTGACGGTGTTCCTACCATTGAAACGACTTTTTATGTGGAGACCCCAGAAGTTGAAACTGCTACTACGAAGTACACACCATGGACTGGTACATACACCACCACATATTCCACAGATGTAGGTACAGCTACTGGCTCTGACGGTGTTCCTACCATTGAAACGACTTTTTATGTGGAGACCCCAGAAGTTGAAACTGCTACTACGAAGTACACACCATGGACTGGTACATACACCACCACATATTCCACAGATGTAGGTACAGCTACTGGCTCTGACGGTGTTCCTACCATTGAAACGACTTTTTATGTGGAGACCCCAGAAGTTGAAACTGCTACTACGAAGTACACACCATGGACTGGTACATACACCACCACATATTCCACAGATGTAGGTACAGCTACTGGCTCTGACGGTGTTCCTACCATTGAAACGACTTTTTATGTGGAGACCCCAGATATTAGCTCTTCTGATATCCGATACAGTAATAGCACGAGTATTCTTCCATCTAGTACAGATTCCAATGATATCACATCTGCCTTTTCTAGTACAGGTTCCTACGATATCACATCTGCCTTTTCTAGTACTGAGAAATTCTTTAGTACGATAACCACAACTACTCCAAGAATTATCACAACCTCCACCACAACAGAGCTAGATTGTTCGACTTCTGAAGAGATAATGCCTAAGAAATCaacacaagaaatcaacatTACGTCATCAACGACTACACCCGATAGTTCAATAATTATAACTTCTGAAACTACCCATATATTTACAAGTGCGCATACGGTGATAACTGAAACGCTCAAAACTAAATCTAAATGTCAACAAAGCAAGACAGTGTCGAACAatgttgaacaacttgTAACAGTCAGCACTACCGCACTTAATGAACTTAGTGTGACAGAGTCTCATGTTTCTCAATCCAgagcttcttcaaatgaaATGCAGCGTCCTGGGACGACAACTAATGAGTTTGAGAAAACGGTTTCTGAAGCTTCTCAAAACAATCCATCCATTCAAATTTCCACGCTTCCGATAGCTGTGACTTCATTAAGCAAAACTGTGGAGACATATTTTGAAGGCAAGGCTAATAAGATATCCACGTCAAACTTAATAGTAATGTTGTTAGCATTATTGTAG
- the adh gene encoding zinc-dependent alcohol dehydrogenase family protein: MFRKVTSVAAANLGRSFSSSPINLSAQAKMMKAMVYYGANNLKFENRAVPKIIDPTDAIIKMTQTSICGTDLGIWKGKNPEIEEIAEAKEGKFNGRVLGHEGIGIVDEVGAGVRNVKKGDRVIISCITRCGICENCSRSMYSHCNSGGGWLLGYMIDGTHAEYVRTPFADTSLYKIPQGLSDEAAVLLSDALPTAHEIGVQNGNVKPGDTVAVIGAGPVGMSCVLTSQLYSPSVLIAVDMDDNRLAMAKEMGATHTINSAKEDAVSKILEYTEGRGVDCAMEAVGAQPTWDICQRVLKEGGHLANVGVHGKSVNLEIEKLWIKNLTITTGLVNTNTTEMLMKNCCSGKLKSEKLATHQCKFEDMENNYTVFKHAAEEKAMKLIINF; encoded by the coding sequence ATGTTTCGTAAGGTCACATCTGTTGCAGCAGCAAATTTAGGACGTTCTTTCAGCTCAAGTCCCATCAATCTCTCAGCTCAAGCCAAAATGATGAAAGCTATGGTATATTATGGTGCGAACAACTtgaaatttgaaaataggGCTGTTCCAAAAATTATTGACCCAACAGATGCTATTATTAAGATGACCCAAACTTCTATATGCGGTACGGATCTCGGTATTTGGAAGGGTAAGAACCCTGAAATCGAGGAGATTGCAGAAGCGAAGGAAGGAAAGTTCAATGGAAGGGTATTAGGCCATGAAGGTATCGGTATTGTTGACGAAGTCGGCGCTGGAGTTCGTAATGTGAAGAAGGGTGACAGGGTGATTATCTCTTGTATTACAAGATGTGGTATCTGTGagaattgttcaagatcaaTGTACTCTCACTGTAATAGCGGAGGTGGTTGGCTCTTGGGATATATGATTGACGGAACACATGCTGAATATGTCCGTACCCCATTTGCCGACACCTCTCTATACAAGATTCCTCAAGGTCTATCTGATGAGGCTGCCGTGTTGCTTTCTGATGCTTTACCTACTGCCCATGAAATTGGTGTGCAAAATGGTAATGTTAAACCTGGTGACACAGTAGCAGTGATTGGAGCAGGTCCTGTCGGTATGAGTTGCGTTTTGACATCACAATTGTACTCTCCAAGTGTTCTAATCGCGGTGGATATGGATGATAACCGTTTGGCTATGGCTAAGGAGATGGGTGCTACTCATACGATAAATTCTGCAAAAGAGGATGCTGTGAGTAAGATCTTAGAGTACACGGAAGGTCGTGGTGTTGATTGCGCAATGGAAGCCGTGGGTGCCCAGCCAACTTGGGATATATGCCAACGTGTTCTCAAGGAAGGTGGTCATTTAGCAAACGTCGGTGTCCATGGAAAGTCTGTCAATCTTGAGATTGAAAAATTGTGGATAAAGAATTTGACCATCACTACTGGATTAGTGAACACCAATACCACTGAAATGTTAATGAAGAATTGTTGTTCTGGAAAGTTGAAGTCCGAAAAGCTTGCCACTCATCAATGCAAGTTTGAAGATATGGAAAACAATTACACTGTATTCAAGCACGctgctgaagaaaaggCTATGAAACTTATTATTAACTTTTAG
- the THI4 gene encoding thiamine thiazole synthase, whose amino-acid sequence MSATKTQTESTQLSVKASSIKHALSDVVKEDDWSDFAFEAIREATVSRAMTSRYFKDLDKFAVSDVVIVGAGSSGLSAAYVIAKNRPDLKIAIIEANVAPGGGSWLGGQLFSAMIMRKPADLFLKELGIPFEDEGTYVVVKHAALFMSTVLSEVLKFPNVKLFNATAVEDLVTRPTEDKSGNVTAAGVVTNWTLVTQAHDLQSCMDPNVIELSGYKEDGSRDFSQKHGVILSSCGHDGAFGAFTVKRLASIDKRNTYGGMKGLDMNRAEAAVVKNAGSYDGVANIYFAGMEVAELAGLNRMGPTFGAMAVSGIKAAEEILKHFAN is encoded by the coding sequence ATGTCTGCAACTAAAACTCAAACAGAATCAACACAATTGTCCGTCAAGGCCTCTTCAATCAAGCATGCGTTATCTGACGttgttaaagaagatgattgGTCTGATTTCGCATTCGAGGCGATTAGAGAAGCAACTGTCTCTCGTGCTATGACATCTCGTTACTTTAAAGACTTAGACAAGTTCGCCGTTTCGGATGTAGTCATTGTCGGTGCTGGTTCCAGTGGTCTATCAGCAGCTTACGTCATTGCAAAGAATAGACCAGACTTAAAAATTGCTATAATTGAAGCTAACGTTGCAcctggtggtggtagttGGTTAGGAGGTCAACTCTTCTCAGCAATGATTATGCGTAAGCCAGCAGACttattcttgaaagaattgGGTATTCCTTTTGAAGATGAGGGCACTTATGTGGTTGTTAAACATGCTGCTTTATTCATGTCCACCGTTTTGAGCGAAGTATTGAAGTTCCCAAACGTGAAGCTATTCAATGCAACTGCAGTTGAAGATCTAGTTACTAGACCAACTGAAGACAAATCTGGAAATGTCACGGCTGCAGGTGTGGTTACTAACTGGACTTTAGTTACCCAGGCACACGACTTACAATCCTGTATGGATCCAAATGTTATTGAACTTTCTGGTTACAAGGAAGATGGTTCTAGAGACTTCTCCCAAAAGCACGGTGTTATTTTGTCCAGTTGTGGTCATGATGGCGCTTTCGGTGCATTCACTGTAAAGCGTCTAGCTTCAATTGATAAGCGTAACACTTATGGTGGTATGAAAGGATTGGATATGAACAGAGCAGAAGCTGCTGTGGTTAAGAATGCAGGCTCTTATGACGGTGTTGCTAACATCTATTTTGCAGGTATGGAAGTTGCAGAGTTGGCAGGTTTAAACAGAATGGGTCCAACCTTCGGTGCAATGGCTGTTAGCGGTATTAAAGCTGCTGAGGAAATCTTGAAGCATTTTGCAAACTAG